In the Polyangiaceae bacterium genome, one interval contains:
- a CDS encoding serine protein kinase yields MSDSDFATPSDHGKKENARGMLATIAAMQDYERYRDLSWEGSFEEYLTIIRQRPQVTRNAFQRVYDMVISYGTEEYIDNKKKLVRFNFFRDELDNGKDAIFGLDIPLMRLMNVLKAAAEAYGPEKRVILLHGPVGSSKSTIARLLKKGLERYCASPEGALYTFQWVNLANTGLASGDADIFDSPMNEEPLKLIPADWRETAIEKLGLSNENYKVRVSGELDPASRFIFRNLMQRYHGDWGKVVEHHVRVHRLLLSEKDRVGIGTFQPKDEKNQDSTELTGDINYRKIAEYGSDSDPRAFNFDGEFNVANRGIIEFVEVLKLDVAFLYDLLGASQEHKIKPKKFAQTDIDELIIGHTNEAEYKRLLNNEFMEALRDRTIKIDIPYITKLSDEIKIYEKDFSQLRVKGKHIAPHTLEVAAMWAVLSRLEEPKKHNLQLIQKMKLYDGKVLPGYTQDTVKELRKESKREGMEGVSPRYVQDKISNALVSDAGEGTINPFMVLNELEKGLTHHSLITNDEQRKRYRDLIGVVKREYEEIVKNEVQRAISADDEALNKVAANYIDNIKAYTLKEKVKNKYTGQDEEPDERLMRSIEEKIDIPENRKDDFRREIMNYIGARAVEGKKFDWQANDRLRRALELKLFEDQKDSIKLKTLVSSVVDKETQEKIDIIKSRLMRYFGYNEVSATDVLNYVASIFARGDAKKE; encoded by the coding sequence ATGAGCGACAGCGATTTTGCGACTCCCAGTGACCACGGCAAGAAGGAGAACGCTCGCGGCATGCTCGCCACCATCGCGGCGATGCAGGACTACGAACGCTACCGAGATCTGTCCTGGGAGGGGAGCTTCGAGGAGTACCTGACCATCATTCGGCAGCGCCCCCAGGTCACGCGCAATGCGTTCCAGCGCGTGTACGACATGGTGATCTCCTACGGCACCGAGGAGTACATCGACAACAAGAAGAAGCTCGTGCGCTTCAACTTCTTCCGCGACGAACTCGACAACGGCAAGGACGCAATCTTCGGCTTGGACATTCCGTTGATGCGTCTGATGAACGTGCTGAAGGCCGCTGCGGAAGCATATGGTCCCGAAAAGCGCGTCATCCTGCTACACGGCCCAGTGGGTTCCAGCAAGTCCACCATTGCGCGCTTGTTGAAGAAGGGTCTGGAGCGCTACTGCGCGTCGCCTGAAGGGGCCCTCTACACCTTCCAGTGGGTGAATCTAGCCAACACCGGGCTCGCCAGCGGTGACGCGGACATCTTCGACTCGCCCATGAACGAGGAGCCGCTCAAGCTGATTCCTGCGGATTGGCGCGAGACCGCCATCGAGAAGCTCGGCCTTTCCAACGAGAACTACAAGGTGCGAGTGAGTGGGGAGCTCGACCCCGCAAGCCGCTTCATCTTCCGCAACCTGATGCAGCGCTACCACGGCGACTGGGGCAAAGTGGTGGAGCACCACGTGCGCGTGCACCGCCTCCTGCTGTCCGAGAAGGATCGCGTGGGCATCGGCACTTTCCAGCCCAAAGACGAGAAGAACCAGGACTCCACGGAGCTGACTGGCGACATCAACTATCGCAAGATCGCGGAGTATGGCTCGGACTCGGATCCGCGTGCCTTCAACTTCGATGGCGAATTCAACGTCGCCAATCGCGGCATCATCGAGTTCGTCGAGGTGCTGAAGCTGGACGTCGCCTTCTTGTACGACCTGCTAGGCGCTTCGCAGGAGCACAAGATCAAGCCCAAGAAGTTCGCTCAGACGGACATCGACGAGCTGATCATCGGTCACACGAACGAGGCGGAATACAAGCGCCTGCTGAACAACGAGTTCATGGAGGCCCTTCGCGACCGCACGATCAAGATCGACATTCCGTACATCACCAAGCTGTCGGACGAGATCAAGATCTACGAGAAGGACTTCAGTCAGTTGCGCGTCAAGGGCAAGCACATCGCGCCTCACACCCTCGAAGTTGCCGCGATGTGGGCGGTGCTGTCGCGGCTCGAGGAGCCAAAGAAGCACAACCTGCAGCTGATTCAGAAGATGAAGCTCTACGACGGCAAGGTCCTGCCTGGGTACACCCAGGACACCGTCAAGGAGTTGCGCAAGGAGTCCAAGCGCGAAGGGATGGAGGGCGTCAGCCCCCGCTACGTGCAGGACAAGATCAGCAATGCCCTGGTCAGTGACGCCGGGGAGGGCACGATCAACCCCTTCATGGTGCTGAACGAGCTGGAGAAGGGGCTGACCCACCACTCCCTCATCACCAACGACGAGCAGCGCAAGCGCTACCGCGATCTGATTGGCGTGGTGAAGCGCGAGTACGAAGAGATCGTCAAGAACGAGGTGCAGCGTGCCATCAGCGCCGACGACGAAGCGCTCAACAAGGTCGCTGCGAACTACATCGACAACATCAAGGCCTACACCCTCAAGGAGAAGGTCAAGAACAAGTACACGGGTCAGGACGAAGAGCCCGATGAGCGCCTGATGCGGTCTATCGAGGAGAAGATCGACATCCCCGAGAATCGCAAGGACGACTTCCGTCGTGAGATCATGAACTACATCGGGGCTCGCGCCGTCGAAGGCAAGAAGTTCGACTGGCAGGCGAACGACCGGCTGCGTCGCGCGCTGGAGCTGAAGCTGTTCGAGGATCAGAAGGACAGCATCAAGCTCAAGACCCTGGTCTCCAGTGTCGTGGACAAGGAGACCCAGGAGAAGATCGACATCATCAAGAGCCGCCTGATGCGCTACTTCGGCTACAACGAAGTGAGCGCCACGGACGTGCTCAACTACGTGGCCAGTATCTTCGCCCGCGGCGACGCCAAGAAGGAGTAG
- the ppk1 gene encoding polyphosphate kinase 1, with the protein MTTATSDPTPASTAAPSRSQNGKALVEPSLYINRELSWLEFNARVVAEAGDESVPLYERLKFLAIFASNLDEFFMVRVAGLQAQQHGEVEEVPPDGLTAEEQLAAISQRVHELMDESYGIWNRSVLPGLREAGIALVKPEELASDDLAALDEHFQRDIFPVLTPIAIDPVHPFPHVRNKSINVGFLFANTAPDSEPAFGVVQVPTSLPRLIRVPLANTRRAFVALEDLILRHKAAIFPQMAVTGSYAFRVTRNFDIELDEDEAEDLLLSLQAELRRRERGNAVRLSVSGDAPANSIAKLCHELDLHPELDVYRVEGPLFLGDMPELVSGDDRKKLRDEPYSPVYVPPLRDSDDFFETIRDRDILLHHPYESFEAVIDFLSQAAEDPNVLAIKQTLYRTGGESPLVRALQRAAEQGKQVTAVVELKARFDEASNINWARALERSGVNVMYGLLGLKTHAKVLLVVRKEKTGLRRYVHLATGNYNQQTARLYTDVSLFTAREEIGEDATALFNLLTGYSAPARWNRLIVAPLGLHEAILGLIRREAAHAQAGRPARIVAKMNSIVDADVVGALYAASQAGVKVDLLVRGICCLRPGLPGVSENIRVHAVIDRFLEHSRIFDFENGGEPEVFFSSADWMPRNFRRRVELMFPILDPELKTRVRDEILATMAADTRKGWFLDSSGRYVRATSEGEPQRSQARFMELARDRAREPEHALARQMMAAPRPDAALEKLRRKGKKKKRRDGRARRSSD; encoded by the coding sequence ATGACTACTGCCACTTCCGACCCCACACCCGCGAGCACCGCGGCACCCTCGCGTTCACAAAACGGCAAGGCCCTCGTCGAGCCGTCCCTCTACATCAATCGCGAACTTTCTTGGCTCGAGTTCAACGCCAGGGTGGTGGCGGAAGCGGGCGACGAGAGCGTCCCGCTCTACGAACGCCTCAAGTTCCTGGCCATCTTTGCCAGCAATCTGGACGAGTTCTTCATGGTGCGCGTCGCTGGACTTCAAGCTCAGCAGCATGGCGAAGTGGAAGAGGTACCTCCCGACGGCCTGACCGCTGAAGAGCAACTCGCAGCCATCTCACAACGAGTCCACGAGTTGATGGACGAGTCCTATGGCATTTGGAACCGCTCGGTGCTGCCCGGCCTGCGTGAAGCGGGCATTGCGCTGGTGAAACCAGAGGAACTGGCCTCCGACGACTTAGCCGCCCTGGACGAGCACTTCCAACGCGACATCTTCCCGGTGCTCACGCCGATCGCCATCGATCCCGTGCATCCGTTTCCGCACGTACGCAACAAGAGCATCAACGTGGGATTCCTCTTCGCCAACACCGCACCGGATAGCGAGCCCGCCTTCGGCGTGGTGCAGGTTCCGACCAGTCTGCCGCGGTTGATTCGTGTGCCTTTGGCGAATACGCGCCGCGCCTTCGTGGCTTTGGAAGATCTGATCTTGCGCCACAAGGCCGCGATCTTTCCGCAGATGGCGGTGACGGGCAGCTACGCCTTTCGCGTGACGCGCAACTTCGACATCGAGCTGGATGAAGACGAAGCAGAAGATTTGCTGCTTTCACTGCAAGCCGAACTGCGGCGGCGGGAGCGCGGGAATGCCGTTCGACTCTCCGTGAGTGGAGATGCGCCGGCAAACTCCATCGCAAAGTTGTGCCACGAACTCGACCTGCACCCCGAGCTGGATGTCTACCGGGTCGAGGGTCCCCTGTTTCTCGGAGACATGCCGGAACTGGTGTCCGGGGACGACCGCAAGAAGCTGCGCGACGAGCCCTACTCACCAGTCTACGTACCACCACTGCGCGACTCCGATGACTTCTTCGAGACCATTCGGGATCGAGACATTCTGCTCCACCACCCCTACGAGTCCTTCGAAGCGGTGATCGACTTCTTGTCGCAGGCCGCCGAGGACCCCAACGTGCTGGCGATCAAGCAAACCCTGTATCGCACTGGTGGCGAGTCGCCCTTGGTTCGCGCACTTCAGCGCGCTGCCGAGCAGGGCAAGCAGGTGACCGCCGTGGTGGAACTGAAGGCTCGTTTCGACGAAGCCAGCAACATCAATTGGGCGCGCGCGCTCGAGCGCTCCGGGGTGAACGTGATGTACGGCCTCTTGGGGCTGAAGACTCACGCGAAGGTTCTGCTCGTGGTTCGTAAAGAGAAGACGGGGCTGCGTCGCTACGTGCACCTGGCCACGGGCAACTACAATCAGCAAACCGCACGTCTGTACACGGACGTGTCGTTGTTCACTGCGCGGGAGGAGATCGGCGAGGACGCGACCGCGCTCTTCAATCTACTCACGGGCTACAGCGCGCCTGCGCGCTGGAACCGGCTCATCGTTGCGCCCCTCGGGCTCCACGAGGCCATCCTGGGGCTGATTCGGCGCGAGGCTGCCCACGCGCAGGCGGGACGTCCCGCTCGGATCGTGGCCAAGATGAACTCCATCGTGGACGCAGATGTGGTCGGCGCCCTCTACGCGGCGTCCCAAGCGGGCGTAAAGGTGGATCTACTGGTGCGCGGGATCTGCTGCTTGCGTCCCGGGCTGCCCGGAGTGAGCGAGAACATCCGAGTCCACGCCGTGATCGATCGATTCCTCGAACACTCGCGGATCTTCGACTTCGAGAACGGTGGCGAGCCCGAGGTCTTCTTTTCGAGCGCGGACTGGATGCCTCGCAACTTCCGCAGGCGGGTAGAGCTGATGTTTCCGATTCTCGATCCAGAACTCAAGACGCGTGTGCGTGACGAAATCCTCGCGACGATGGCGGCGGACACTCGCAAGGGCTGGTTTCTGGATTCTTCAGGCCGCTACGTCCGAGCCACGAGCGAGGGCGAGCCGCAGCGAAGTCAGGCCAGGTTCATGGAGTTGGCGCGGGACCGCGCGCGCGAGCCGGAGCACGCGCTGGCACGTCAAATGATGGCGGCGCCGCGTCCCGACGCGGCACTCGAGAAACTACGGCGCAAAGGCAAAAAGAAGAAGCGACGCGACGGCCGCGCACGCCGCTCGTCGGACTAG
- a CDS encoding DUF6600 domain-containing protein — protein MNPTFRLWLLVLGLWCAPALARAQAAWEDAPAEGPTPVETEDATGDAEADATLNQDSAASYSDRDPSALTDFNKDLEPYGYWRDDPTYGTVWVPHPKSVGKDFKPYVTNGHWAQADDGEWIWVSDYPFGWVVFHYGRWVWIRSVGWAWIPGRQYAHAWVVWRVPDPGVYYVGWAPMPPDYIWMNGYAVGVGFGLYTAWVFCPSHYMYSYHLHSHIVHDHHHVHYLGSHTHKYHAPGRAAYVGPSPSRARIPARALPSKRVAANPKAVAASKPSGASARRLQPGTRPTATRPPRSKSQGIAPSPRLDRTKSLGTSNSPGPRSAPPSFGTRPTPSYRSAPAPNTRSAPPQPSAPRTYRAPSRAPSSSSSRSTPSFRSSSRPSSPTIRQAPSRGVQPYRPSTPSRSRGTPSRGRSRGR, from the coding sequence ATGAACCCCACCTTCCGGCTTTGGCTCCTCGTCTTGGGGCTGTGGTGCGCGCCTGCGCTCGCACGTGCTCAGGCTGCGTGGGAAGACGCTCCGGCGGAGGGGCCGACCCCCGTGGAAACCGAGGACGCCACTGGCGACGCGGAAGCCGATGCCACGCTGAATCAGGACAGCGCTGCGAGCTACTCGGACCGCGACCCCAGCGCGTTGACGGACTTCAACAAGGACCTCGAGCCCTACGGCTACTGGCGGGACGACCCCACCTACGGCACCGTTTGGGTGCCGCATCCCAAGTCGGTGGGCAAAGACTTCAAGCCCTACGTGACCAACGGCCATTGGGCCCAAGCGGACGACGGCGAGTGGATTTGGGTCAGCGACTATCCCTTCGGGTGGGTCGTGTTCCACTACGGACGCTGGGTTTGGATTCGCTCCGTGGGTTGGGCTTGGATCCCAGGTCGCCAGTACGCACATGCGTGGGTGGTGTGGCGCGTTCCCGACCCGGGCGTGTACTACGTCGGCTGGGCGCCCATGCCTCCGGACTACATCTGGATGAACGGCTATGCGGTGGGCGTGGGCTTCGGTCTGTACACGGCATGGGTCTTTTGCCCCAGCCACTACATGTACTCCTATCACCTGCACAGTCACATCGTGCACGACCATCACCACGTGCACTACCTGGGCTCTCACACGCACAAGTACCACGCACCAGGTCGTGCCGCGTACGTCGGGCCAAGCCCTTCGCGTGCTCGCATTCCTGCGCGCGCGCTTCCGAGCAAGCGCGTCGCTGCGAACCCCAAGGCAGTCGCCGCGTCGAAACCCTCGGGCGCCTCTGCACGACGGTTGCAGCCGGGTACCCGCCCGACCGCGACGCGACCTCCACGCAGCAAGAGCCAAGGTATTGCACCCTCGCCGCGCTTGGATCGGACGAAGAGTCTGGGCACGAGTAATTCGCCCGGCCCGCGCTCTGCGCCCCCCTCGTTTGGAACGCGCCCGACACCGAGCTATCGCAGCGCGCCGGCCCCGAACACCCGCAGCGCACCGCCGCAGCCTTCAGCACCGAGGACCTACCGTGCTCCCTCACGCGCCCCGAGTTCATCCTCGTCGCGCAGCACGCCGAGTTTCCGCAGTTCGTCCCGGCCTTCGAGCCCGACGATTCGCCAAGCGCCCTCGCGCGGGGTACAACCCTATCGCCCCTCCACACCGTCGCGGTCCCGGGGCACACCCTCTCGCGGTCGTTCGCGGGGGCGATGA